In Mycolicibacterium nivoides, the DNA window CCGCCCGGTCATCATGATCAGCAGGAACAGGCCCTTGGCGGCCTCTTCGATGAACGGCGCGCGGATCGCCACCGAGGCGAAACTGTGCGCCGATTCGGCCGAGTCGACACCGGGTGCCAGCAGCGCGTCGGTGAACAGGCTCAGCACCAGGGACAACACGATGGCGACTGCGGCGCCCCAGCCGAAGGCCAGCAGCAGCAGCCTGGGCGGTTCCGGTTCCCAGCGGTCCAGCCACAGGTAGGCGAACACCGCCCCGGTCATCACGATGCTGGACAGCGTGAACCCGATGATCGCGCCGGCCGGGTTGAGCGCGGTGAACAGCAGCACCAGCGCACCGATGACGACGCCGCAGGCGATGATCGCCGCCAGCGGGGCGCCGACTTTGCGGACCGGTCTGGGCATCGGCGGGGTGATCGGAAACCATGGCCGATGGACCGGGCCGGGGGTCGGGGAGTACGCCACCCGCAGAAGCGTAGCCGTGGGTAGGCTGCGTGCCCGGCACAAATTCGGACGACGGTCCGGCGCGCTGCTGACACCCCCGTCGCGGGGGCGGTTTGTCCTGCGTGTGCCTGGTCGAGTACCCTCGTTACGTATCTGTGTGCACAGCTTGACACCGTCTGGTCACTGCCACGGATCAATACGAACGCATTACAGCAATACCACTGTCCCTACTAGTAAACCTGTCCGGAGCAACCCACCACATGCCAAGTCCCTCCGTCACCTCGCCGCAAGTAGCCGTCAACGACATCGGCTCGGCTGAGGACTTTCTCGCCGCCATCGACAAAACCATCAAATACTTCAACGATGGCGACATCGTCGAGGGAACCATCGTCAAGGTTGACCGTGACGAGGTCCTGCTCGACATCGGTTACAAGACCGAAGGTGTCATTCCTTCCCGCGAACTCTCGATCAAGCACGATGTCGACCCCAACGAGGTCGTTTCCGTGGGCGACGAGGTCGAGGCCCTCGTTCTCACCAAGGAGGACAAGGAAGGCCGCCTGATCCTGTCCAAGAAGCGCGCTCAGTACGAGCGTGCTTGGGGCACCATCGAGGAGCTCAAGGAGAAGGACGAGGCCGTCAAGGGCACCGTCATCGAGGTCGTCAAGGGCGGCCTGATCCTCGACATCGGTCTGCGTGGCTTCCTGCCCGCATCGCTGGTCGAGATGCGTCGTGTCCGCGATCTGCAGCCGTACATCGGCAAGGAGATCGAGGCCAAGATCATCGAGCTGGACAAGAACCGCAACAACGTGGTGCTGAGCCGCCGCGCCTGGCTGGAGCAGACCCAGTCCGAGGTGCGCAGCGAGTTCCTCAACCAGCTGCAGAAGGGCGCCATCCGCAAGGGTGTCGTCTCGTCGATCGTCAACTTCGGCGCCTTCGTCGATCTCGGCGGCGTCGACGGCCTGGTGCACGTCTCCGAGCTGTCCTGGAAGCACATCGATCACCCGTCCGAGGTGGTTCAGGTGGGCGACGAGGTCACCGTCGAGGTGCTCGACGTCGACATGGATCGCGAGCGGGTTTCGCTGTCGCTCAAGGCGACTCAGGAAGACCCGTGGCGTCACTTCGCCCGCACCCACGCGATCGGTCAGATCGTGCCGGGCAAGGTCACCAAGCTGGTGCCGTTCGGCGCGTTCGTCCGCGTCGAGGAGGGCATCGAGGGCCTGGTGCACATCTCGGAGCTGTCCGAGCGCCACGTCGAGGTCCCGGACCAGGTGGTCCAGGTCGGCGACGACGCGATGGTCAAGGTCATCGACATCGACCTGGAGCGTCGCCGGATCTCGCTGAGCCTCAAGCAGGCCAACGAGGACTACACCGAGGAGTTCGACCCGTCGAAGTACGGCATGGCCGACAGCTACGACGAGCAGGGCAACTACATCTTCCCCGAGGGCTTCGACGCCGAGACCAACGAATGGCTCGAAGGCTTCGACAAGCAGCGGGAGGAGTGGGAGGCTCGCTACGCCGAGGCCGAGCGCCGGCACAAGATGCACACCACCCAGATGGAGAAGTTCGCCGCGGCCGAGGCCGAGGAAGCTGCCCGTCCGGTGTCCAACGGGTCCTCGCGGTCGGAGGAGTCCACTGGTGGCACGCTGGCCAGCGACGCACAGCTGGCTGCTCTGCGCGAGAAGCTCGCAGGCAACGCCTAAGAAGTAAGACAACGAACGCCCCGGCCCATTGGGTCGGGGCGTTCGTCGTTCCGGGGGCCTGACAGACTGTTGGGCGTGCTTCGCATCGGGTTAACCGGCGGTATCGGCGCCGGGAAGTCAACAGTGTCGGCCACATTCAGTGATCTGGGCGGCATCATCGTCGACGGTGATGTCATCGCACGTGAGGTGGTCGAGCCGGGTACCGAGGGGCTGGCCAAGCTGGTCGAGGCGTTCGGGGACGGGATCCTGCTGCCCGAGGGCGCGCTGAACCGTCCAGCCTTGGCGGCTGTCGCCTTCAGCGACGACGAGAAGCGTGCCACCCTGAACGGCATCGTGCATCCGCTGGTGGCGCACCGCCGATCGGAGCTCATCGCCGCGGCCCACGAAGATGCGGTGATCGTCGAGGACATCCCGCTGTTGGTGGAATCCCAGATGGCGCCGATGTTCCCGTTGGTCATCGTGGTCAACGCCGACCCGGAACTACGCGTCAAGCGGCTGATCGAGTACCGCGGATTCACCGAGGAGGACGCCCGCGCCCGCATCGCGGCGCAGGCCACCGAGGAGCAGCGCCGCGCCGTCGCCGATGTCTGGCTGGACAACTCGGGCAGCCCCGGCGCCGTCGTCGAACAGGCCCGCACCCTATGGCACGAGCGGATCCTGCCTTTCGCGCACAACCTGAAGATCGAGCAGCCGGCCCGTCGCGACGCCGCGGTGGTGCCCTATGACCC includes these proteins:
- the rpsA gene encoding 30S ribosomal protein S1; the encoded protein is MPSPSVTSPQVAVNDIGSAEDFLAAIDKTIKYFNDGDIVEGTIVKVDRDEVLLDIGYKTEGVIPSRELSIKHDVDPNEVVSVGDEVEALVLTKEDKEGRLILSKKRAQYERAWGTIEELKEKDEAVKGTVIEVVKGGLILDIGLRGFLPASLVEMRRVRDLQPYIGKEIEAKIIELDKNRNNVVLSRRAWLEQTQSEVRSEFLNQLQKGAIRKGVVSSIVNFGAFVDLGGVDGLVHVSELSWKHIDHPSEVVQVGDEVTVEVLDVDMDRERVSLSLKATQEDPWRHFARTHAIGQIVPGKVTKLVPFGAFVRVEEGIEGLVHISELSERHVEVPDQVVQVGDDAMVKVIDIDLERRRISLSLKQANEDYTEEFDPSKYGMADSYDEQGNYIFPEGFDAETNEWLEGFDKQREEWEARYAEAERRHKMHTTQMEKFAAAEAEEAARPVSNGSSRSEESTGGTLASDAQLAALREKLAGNA
- the coaE gene encoding dephospho-CoA kinase; this translates as MLRIGLTGGIGAGKSTVSATFSDLGGIIVDGDVIAREVVEPGTEGLAKLVEAFGDGILLPEGALNRPALAAVAFSDDEKRATLNGIVHPLVAHRRSELIAAAHEDAVIVEDIPLLVESQMAPMFPLVIVVNADPELRVKRLIEYRGFTEEDARARIAAQATEEQRRAVADVWLDNSGSPGAVVEQARTLWHERILPFAHNLKIEQPARRDAAVVPYDPTWPDQARRIVARLNTACGHRAVRIDHIGSTAVPGMDAKDVIDVQVTVKSLAVADELADALLTAGYPVVPGVTADTPHDDDPALWRKRFHASADPGRPTNVHIRVDGRPNQRFALMFVDWLRANPNVQADYLAAKRAALTAPDYVAAKEPWFLDAYHRAWKWADATDWRP